In the Methanothermobacter marburgensis str. Marburg genome, ACCCTCATAGAACTCTTTGATCTTAAAAGATCACAGCTGGATTACCTCATGGATATAAACAGGATCTACATAATAGAGCAAAGAGATGAGAGGGTAATCGAGCCTCAAACGGTGGAAGAGGAAGACTACTTCAATCCAAAGGAGGCAAGCTACAGACAGCCCATAACAGATGAAGAGACGCCCGAAACGTCTGAAATAGCCGTTGATACTTCCCCTGACATTGAAGATACTGAATTCACAGGTGCTCTGGAAGGTGAAGATGCAGAATCAACTGAAACCCAATCAAAGCCTCAGGTAGATGTTACAGGAGAAGTTACTCAGGAACCCCAAACTTTAAAGACTGAAGAGTCCCCTGAAGTTCCCGTCGCTAATGAATCGACTGATGCTGACACTGAAAAGGAAGAGGAACTTGAGAATGAAGCTTCAGAATCCATGGATGTGACTGACTCCAAACCACTCAGCAGAGACGAGCTCATGAAAAAATATGGCCTCAGGGATATAGGTGAAGAGGAGGTCGAAAAGGTCCTTGAGACATATAAGGGTGGCGCGATCACAGATATCGATCCTGAAAGGGTTGAACTGACCCTTATGAATAAAATAAAAATGTCTATACTTGGAATACCCCGTATAAAGGGTGCTGAGGTGATCGTTTTCCTTGACAACACATATGACCTTAGTGGAAGGATCAAGATAATGGTTGAACATGAGGGTAAGGGTATCTTCTCAAGGATCATGGGGGATTCAAAGGAGGAGGAGAACCTCAAGTTTCATATAATGGATATTGTTGAGATGGAACTCAGGAAAACATTCAGGGATTTTCCTGAGATAGTGGATAACTTTGAGGTGAGTATTGAGGTTCGGTGATCTGCTTTTTGCTGTACTGGACATCAATATTTATATTAGGATGACTGTTATTATCTATGTGGAGGTATTGGAATGACAAGAGTGATTACAGTCGCATCAGGTAAGGGAGGTGTGGGGAAGACAACCATCACTGCTAACCTGGGTGTTGCCCTCTCAACCTACGGTGAAAGGGTTGTTGTGCTTGACGCTGATATAGCAATGGCAAACCTTGAACTCATCCTGGGGATGGAGGGAAAATCCGTCACACTTCATGATGTTCTCGCAGGTAACGCTTCAATTGAGGACGCGGTTTATGAGGGTCCCAATGGCGTGAGGGTGGTACCTGCCGGTATATCACTTGAGGGGCTCAGAAACGTTAAACTTGACCGCCTTGAGGATGCCCTTGCATACCTCATAGAGGATACTGATATACTCCTTATAGATGCTCCTGCAGGTCTTGAGAAGGACGCTGTTGCCGCACTTGCAGCTGCAGATGAACTTCTGCTTGTCACAACACCCGAGGTGCCATCAATAAGTGACGCCCTCAAAACAAAGATCGTCGCAAGTAAACTTGGCATCAACATAATAGGTGTTGTCATAAACCGTGAGCAGTACGATAAAACCTTCCTGAGTGTTGAGGAGGTTGAGACAATACTTGAGGTTCCTGTTATTGCGGTGATACCTGATGATCCCGAGGTGAGCAGGGCAGCAGCCTTTGGTGAGCCCATAGTCATTAAGAATCCAAAGTCACCTGCAAGCAATTCCCTGATGAAACTTGCAGCGGACCTCATCGGTGAGGACTATCAGCCAATAGAACCAGACAAGCAGGGTGTTATCGCCAAACTCATAAGCGGTTTGATGGGGCGAAGGTGATCACCCCCGGTGATTTATTTTGATGAGTGTTGTCAGTGTTGGAACCTGCAACATGGATTTTATTTTTCGGGTGCCAAGATTCGTTGAACCAGACTCTGAGATGAACATAGAAGATTTAAATGTCATTCCAGGGGGGTCCGCGTTCAACTTTGCCGTCTGGATCTCCCACCTTGGATTTAAGGCCGGGGTTGTGTCATCGGTGGGCAGGGATGTTTACGGGGACATGATAACATCCCTTCTGGAATTCAGGGGAGTTGATACATCCTTCATATCAAGGCAGGGTGAAAAAACTGGTATGGCCTTCATATCAGTGGATGATACTGGAAGGAGGTCCATTTACTCCTACATGGGTGCAAACGCCAGTCTAAAGATTGGTGAGGCAGAATCAGAATATATAATGGCTGCAGATGCAGTTCATCTCAGCGGCTGCTACCTTGAGGTTGCCAGTGCGGTTTCAGGTATCAGGAACGTCTCCTTCAGCCCAGGCACACTCCTGGCATCATATGGCATTGAAAGGCTTTCAGGTGTTCTTGAGAGAACCAGCATAATATTCCTTAATGATGATGAGCTTGAGATGCTAACCGGCTCCGGGAGGTCAGGGATTGAAAGACTTCTTGAGGCCGGGGTCGGGAACGTTGTTGTGACCCATGGACCCAGAGGGGCATCCTTCTTTTCAGAGGACCACTCAGAGACCCTGGAAATTGAGGCTGAGGATGCGCTGGATACCACTGGGGCAGGGGACGCCTTTGCAGCGGGTTTTATGTCAATGTGGCTTAGAGGTTCAGAGCCAGCTGAGTGCCTGAGAAACGGTCACAGGGTGGCACGCAGGGTGATTTCAAGGATTGGCGCATTTTAGATTGGGCTGATTTTAAGGAGATCCCTTATGTTTCCATCAGAAACCCGCCTTATGTCACTGCGGCTGAAACCCTCCATCTTCATTCTCTGAACCGTTCTTGGAACTGAAAGGGGATCAGATGGCGCTGAGCTCATGTCACTGTTAAGTACAAACCTGTCTGTCCAATATTCACGCAGAATTTCAACGGCTTCTTCTGGCGTGAGCTTTTCAGGTGGCACAGTCAGTCCCAAGCATGCATTCAGTTTCCACAAGCTCCGGGAGAACCTCCATGTTAACATGTTCAACCACCACCATGGACTCATCGATTGTACCGTCGATTACATCCATTATCTGGGGGGTAACATCGGCCTTTTCTCTCCTTGGGGTGTGGACAATCACAGGGTAATCAAGCTCATCAGCCACTTTTAGCTGGGATTTAAAGACATCCTTTTCAATGTCTGAACCAGAGTCAAGACCCACCTCACCAACAGCAACCACAGACGGATTTTTGAGGAGATCTGGGAGTTTTTCAATCACCCTTTCAGGGTCGCTGGGTATTGCACGGGGGTGTATTCCAAGGGCCGTATAGACTTTTAACCCGTTGCGGGCGGCCCTCTCAGGGTCCACTGTTAGTAGTCTCCTGAAATGCGCCATGACAACATCCGATGATGTCATCTCCAGGGGGTCATGGGCACAGGTAAGGGCCCCCTCTATGCCACTCACAGCCATTAGCTCAAAATCTTCAAAGGGTCTCGTATCCGCATGTATATGGCTATCTATCAGTTCAAATCCTCCTTTAAACCACTACAACTGTAAATTACTCAATAAAATATTTAAAATCTGATGAATATAAAGACATAAGGA is a window encoding:
- a CDS encoding DUF2226 domain-containing protein; the protein is MELPITKPSKISYGDEIDFSELLEKLASDEYNGFIRITHASDEGYILFRDGVHVAASYDRFMKEEALERIMEVADKTDTLIELFDLKRSQLDYLMDINRIYIIEQRDERVIEPQTVEEEDYFNPKEASYRQPITDEETPETSEIAVDTSPDIEDTEFTGALEGEDAESTETQSKPQVDVTGEVTQEPQTLKTEESPEVPVANESTDADTEKEEELENEASESMDVTDSKPLSRDELMKKYGLRDIGEEEVEKVLETYKGGAITDIDPERVELTLMNKIKMSILGIPRIKGAEVIVFLDNTYDLSGRIKIMVEHEGKGIFSRIMGDSKEEENLKFHIMDIVEMELRKTFRDFPEIVDNFEVSIEVR
- the minD gene encoding septum site-determining protein MinD; amino-acid sequence: MTRVITVASGKGGVGKTTITANLGVALSTYGERVVVLDADIAMANLELILGMEGKSVTLHDVLAGNASIEDAVYEGPNGVRVVPAGISLEGLRNVKLDRLEDALAYLIEDTDILLIDAPAGLEKDAVAALAAADELLLVTTPEVPSISDALKTKIVASKLGINIIGVVINREQYDKTFLSVEEVETILEVPVIAVIPDDPEVSRAAAFGEPIVIKNPKSPASNSLMKLAADLIGEDYQPIEPDKQGVIAKLISGLMGRR
- a CDS encoding carbohydrate kinase family protein; its protein translation is MSVVSVGTCNMDFIFRVPRFVEPDSEMNIEDLNVIPGGSAFNFAVWISHLGFKAGVVSSVGRDVYGDMITSLLEFRGVDTSFISRQGEKTGMAFISVDDTGRRSIYSYMGANASLKIGEAESEYIMAADAVHLSGCYLEVASAVSGIRNVSFSPGTLLASYGIERLSGVLERTSIIFLNDDELEMLTGSGRSGIERLLEAGVGNVVVTHGPRGASFFSEDHSETLEIEAEDALDTTGAGDAFAAGFMSMWLRGSEPAECLRNGHRVARRVISRIGAF
- a CDS encoding TatD family hydrolase, yielding MAVSGIEGALTCAHDPLEMTSSDVVMAHFRRLLTVDPERAARNGLKVYTALGIHPRAIPSDPERVIEKLPDLLKNPSVVAVGEVGLDSGSDIEKDVFKSQLKVADELDYPVIVHTPRREKADVTPQIMDVIDGTIDESMVVVEHVNMEVLPELVETECMLGTDCAT